In one window of Acidobacteriota bacterium DNA:
- the nagZ gene encoding beta-N-acetylhexosaminidase → MQLEHKIGQLLIIGLPGTQVDAATRELLQTIQPGGVLLDKANIESADQLIELTSTIRSLSQVPPLIAIDQEGGRVDRLKHILAPMPSAEMLASCGEAATATRMGEITADALRAFGFNINFAPVLDVPTDTQAENGLRGRYLGNTPGEVICLAGAYLEGLHRNGVIGVGKHFPGLGSTAVDSHAVLPQVALSRDELKKRDLLPYIEMFTKINSRLVAVMVSHANYTAYDNQPPLPASLSKNIVNGLLRDELNFKGLSITDDLGMGAIISSYNIGEAAVMAIDAGNDMVLVCDSTERAIEAWQKMVDAASMGRITKTHINRAFDHIARVKSRVSPPHPMHEGDIDRLRDQIADLHQSLQEQ, encoded by the coding sequence ATGCAACTGGAACACAAAATCGGACAACTACTCATCATCGGGCTTCCGGGCACGCAGGTTGACGCGGCAACTCGTGAACTATTGCAAACCATTCAACCGGGCGGCGTGTTATTGGATAAAGCCAACATCGAAAGCGCCGACCAATTGATTGAACTCACCTCGACGATTCGCTCGCTTTCACAGGTGCCGCCGCTCATTGCGATTGACCAGGAAGGCGGGCGGGTTGACCGTTTGAAACATATTCTCGCGCCGATGCCTTCTGCTGAAATGCTCGCTTCGTGCGGCGAAGCGGCAACCGCTACACGGATGGGTGAAATCACTGCCGATGCGTTGCGCGCGTTCGGATTCAACATCAACTTTGCGCCGGTACTGGATGTGCCGACCGACACCCAGGCGGAAAATGGCTTGCGTGGTCGTTATCTGGGCAACACGCCCGGTGAAGTCATTTGTCTGGCGGGCGCTTATCTTGAAGGCTTGCATCGCAATGGCGTGATTGGCGTCGGCAAACATTTTCCGGGACTCGGTTCAACAGCAGTCGATTCCCATGCAGTATTGCCGCAAGTCGCGCTATCACGCGATGAATTAAAAAAGCGCGATTTGCTGCCTTACATTGAAATGTTTACGAAAATCAATTCGCGACTGGTTGCGGTGATGGTGTCGCACGCCAATTACACGGCTTACGATAATCAACCGCCGCTTCCGGCATCGCTTTCCAAAAATATCGTCAACGGATTGCTGCGCGACGAATTGAATTTCAAAGGACTTTCCATCACCGACGATTTAGGTATGGGGGCAATCATTTCATCCTATAACATCGGCGAAGCCGCAGTGATGGCAATCGATGCCGGTAACGACATGGTTCTGGTTTGCGATTCGACAGAGCGAGCCATTGAGGCATGGCAAAAAATGGTTGATGCGGCGAGTATGGGACGCATTACCAAGACTCACATCAACCGCGCCTTCGATCACATCGCCCGCGTCAAATCGCGAGTGTCGCCGCCACATCCGATGCACGAAGGCGACATCGACCGATTGCGCGACCAGATTGCTGATTTGCATCAATCGTTGCAGGAACAGTAG
- the mtnA gene encoding S-methyl-5-thioribose-1-phosphate isomerase yields MIKTIEWTDEGVVMIDQRLLPAEEVYPVFKNYEEVAVAIEEMVIRGAPAIGVAAAMGIALGTRQSAAITVEELERDFQVASDRIARTRPTAVNLFWAVERMRRLFDKVKSEGASVEAIKFKLVNESLDIHEEDVESNKQMGRFGAELIPQQATVLTHCNAGALATAGYGTALGVIRAAVEAGKDVNVIADETRPFLQGARLTAWELAKDNIPVTLITDNMAGHFMKAGKVSCVVVGADRIAANGDTANKIGTYMVALAAQANNLPFYVAAPLSTIDMNLQSGDEIPIENRVITEVTHIRGNQITPDGINIANPAFDVTPNQYIAAIITDAGVARPPFKESLKALFEAHKAKNAGGGQ; encoded by the coding sequence ATGATTAAAACGATTGAATGGACTGATGAAGGCGTGGTGATGATTGACCAGCGCCTGTTGCCTGCCGAAGAAGTTTATCCGGTTTTCAAAAATTACGAAGAAGTTGCCGTTGCCATCGAAGAGATGGTGATTCGCGGCGCTCCGGCTATTGGCGTTGCGGCGGCGATGGGTATTGCGCTTGGCACACGACAATCCGCAGCCATCACCGTTGAAGAGTTGGAACGCGATTTTCAAGTCGCCAGCGACCGCATCGCCCGCACCCGCCCGACTGCCGTCAACCTCTTCTGGGCAGTCGAACGCATGCGCCGCCTGTTCGACAAAGTTAAAAGCGAAGGCGCATCCGTCGAAGCCATCAAATTCAAACTCGTCAATGAATCGCTCGATATTCACGAAGAAGATGTTGAAAGCAATAAACAGATGGGCAGGTTCGGCGCGGAGTTGATTCCACAACAGGCAACCGTCTTGACGCATTGCAACGCCGGCGCACTCGCGACCGCAGGTTACGGCACGGCGCTTGGCGTCATTCGCGCCGCCGTCGAAGCCGGCAAAGATGTCAACGTCATCGCCGACGAAACCCGCCCCTTCCTGCAAGGCGCAAGACTCACAGCCTGGGAACTGGCAAAAGACAACATCCCCGTAACCCTCATCACAGACAATATGGCTGGGCATTTCATGAAAGCCGGTAAGGTGAGTTGCGTGGTCGTAGGCGCTGACCGCATCGCCGCAAACGGCGATACCGCCAATAAAATCGGCACTTATATGGTGGCGCTTGCGGCACAAGCCAATAATCTGCCGTTTTATGTCGCCGCGCCGCTTTCAACCATCGATATGAATTTGCAATCCGGCGATGAAATCCCGATTGAAAACCGCGTCATCACCGAAGTCACGCACATTCGCGGCAATCAAATCACCCCCGATGGCATAAACATTGCAAACCCTGCATTCGATGTCACCCCTAATCAATACATCGCCGCGATCATCACCGACGCCGGCGTCGCGCGTCCGCCGTTTAAAGAGAGTCTCAAAGCGTTGTTTGAGGCGCACAAAGCCAAAAATGCCGGGGGCGGACAATAA
- a CDS encoding metalloregulator ArsR/SmtB family transcription factor, whose translation MKKAAPKNATDQILYEMQANICKAFAHPTRIQILDLLGNGEMGVSELIEKLNASKTNVSQHLAILKSAGVLKTRRVGKQIYCSLAIPEVKQACQLIGKVLKAQIEKTRALVS comes from the coding sequence ATGAAAAAAGCAGCCCCAAAAAACGCCACCGACCAGATTCTCTACGAGATGCAGGCAAATATTTGTAAAGCCTTCGCGCATCCGACGCGCATACAGATATTGGATTTGCTCGGCAACGGCGAGATGGGCGTTTCCGAATTGATTGAAAAACTGAACGCCTCGAAGACCAATGTCTCGCAACATCTGGCGATTTTGAAATCCGCGGGAGTTTTGAAAACCCGCCGCGTCGGCAAACAGATTTATTGCTCGCTCGCCATCCCCGAAGTCAAACAAGCCTGTCAACTAATCGGCAAAGTCTTAAAAGCGCAAATCGAAAAGACCCGCGCATTGGTAAGCTAA